In Babesia bovis T2Bo chromosome 3, whole genome shotgun sequence, the genomic window GTAGTTGATAGGGTAATCCAGAAGTGACCCATACTTCATCTTTACAACAACGTTATAATGTGCCAAATTAAAGCCGTGCTACCTAATTCGGTAGTGTTGACATCATGTTACAGGTATCCTACCTGCTCTTCAACGCATTAAACTAGATATTGCGCACCATACCATTCCACGAGGCCCAGTTTGGTTTAAAAAAGCACTTAACTAACATATCGCCATTCGGCGATAATTATTTAGTCCTTTATTCCTACACACATCACCGGTCCCCATGAGGTTGATTCTGGTCTTTGATACAGTGCAATTGGGATACCATAACACATCCACTGCTCAACTGTTTATTTAGTGATTACTGAAATCACTGGAATAGATCAGAACTTTGGAGAAGGGCACTAACATTGACAATCCACTCTCCTTGAAGCCCATGAGtgcaatatatctattcTCCATGTAAAATTGATGCTACAGGATCAAGTATTGACCGAAGCTCCAGAAAATTTACATATCTACTTACACATTGGCACTAGCTATATACCTTCACTGTATATGGACCGAGCATAGATTGTTTAAGTGTTTACAACTGAACGTGGGATGACTTATCCTAGATAACTGAGTCGATATCATTATCGCTACCGGAGGTCGCCATCTCCATGATACAAAATAACTTCTATAGATACTTCTCTATGAGCCGTGCAAAAATTAAATTGGATACTTGTTTATTGCTAAAACTTCCTCTTAGGAATGGACTCTACGAGTGCTTTGACCCAGTCTTTGTGAAGTGTATAGTTAAGGAATATAGAAACACAGGCCGTTATCGAGAGCACATGGCTCTGGGTTAGTTGTACATGCTCCTTTATGGGTAGCCGTTTGCACTTGGCCCCGATGTGCCTTGAGCGATTCAATGCAATGCCCTTTAATCGGTTGCGATCCACGATGCCGCCTATGACGTATATACCGTCTTTTGATATATCGTCTAGCACTTCGGTAGCATCTGCTGAGAGGTATACCAGCTCACCGGGGTCGTAGAGCTCCTCTAGGCTACGGTACTCCAGGGAACACATCCAGTTGTCGGTACCCGAGATTTTAGCAAAACACTGCGCCACGTAACTATCTTCCTGTATACCGCATATAACCAGGTTTACTGGTTTCTCCGCTCTTTTGTTGAAGGCATAGCTCTGCATTAACTGGTTGGCTAGGCTCTTGGCCTCCTTCTCATTTTCGTACGATGCGAATTCGCAGTCTATTACTACAGTACAGTTTTCACGGCAGAGTGCCATGAACGCCTCTCGTCTTTCATTTTTCGTTTGAACGCGGGTGTTATTTTCAGCGtccatgttatatattgcgatatgaaGCGGGCATTGTGTTCTGAGTCTACACACTAGGAATGTCTGTACACATTTTAGGCAACGGGGCACTATTTGGTGTATTGTGCTGCCTTCTAGTGTCGATCTGCTAGATACATGTCTACATTATAGGGTGTGTAGTTCTTCCAACGTATGGTTACTTTCATGACGCCAGGAACTGCCTCATACGTTCAGCTAAGCCTTCGACGTCCATTTTGGCCAATCGTTTCTGCTCTGCAATGCTACCGTGATGCATGAATTCCTTAGGATACGCAATGCACATGACATCAGCACGTTCAGGCCTTTTGGCAAAGTACTCAAGTACAGCGGAGCCGAAGCCACCTTCCACGCCGTCCTCCGCGGTAAATACCGTATGGTGTGCCTGGAGGATGTAGTTGAGCATATCGGTATCCATTGGGTTAAGGAATCGCATATCCACTACCGTGGCGTCGAGGTCAATGGCATCCACGGCCTTTAGGATATCTATGACTATGGGACCGAATGCCAATACAGCCACCCCGCTCTTGCCTCGACGTACCATGCGCGCTTCTAGCTTTCCGTTTGGTAAGATCATGGACGCGGGGTCCTCTATTTCACCCGGGGTGTACTTCAAGAGTCTTGTCAATTCATCATGTGAAGCTACATTTCCGTTTGGGTATCTTATTGCCGACGGTTGTTTATCTGTGTTGTACGCAATTtgcatcatcatcttcaACTCTATACCGTTGCTGGGTGCCATGAGTAGCATGTTGTACATCATCCTCAGGTATATTATATCGTATATGCCGTGGTGTGATGCGCCGTCACCCCCAACGTACCCAGCACGATCCAGGACGAACCTTACCGGCAGGTGTTGTAGCGATACGTCGTGTATAACCTGATCCAATGCTCTCTGCATGAACGTGGAGTATATGCAGCAGAAGGGCTTTGCACCGCTGATGGTTGTACCCGCCGCGAAGGTAACAGCGTGTTGTTCGGCAATACCTACATCAAAAGTGCGATTGGGGAATTTCATACCCATTTTACCCACGCCTGTTGAACCTGGCATGCCAGCGGTTATCGCTAGCACGGTTTGATCCTTTTCAGCAAGGTCAATTAACGATTCCGTGAATATCTCTGAAAATGTTTTAGTTGCCTCAGTGCCTATCTTTGGGCCTGTCGCAACCTTTAATGAATGCAGTCTAGATGGCGATTGCAGCGCTTTTTCGCATCCCATGCCTTTGATGGTTTTCACGTGTAGTACCACTGGCCTTTTAATGCCATCTTCGCTATTGGCACTGAGTTCTTCCTTTAGATATGCCAGCACGTCTAACAGGGCCTCGATATTATGCCCATCAATAGGGCCTATGAACAGCGGCATATCATCGTTTTTGTGTCGTAGCGCCTCGCATTGCGCGATGGCGTCGTGCCCGGATATAGCCGGCTTCCTTGAACCCTCAACCATGAAGTACGGTACTACAGGACCGGTGCCGTTTTTAGCTGGCATTCCCGTTGGCAGTGAGCTCTGCTCATTAtcgttgtatataatgagCAAGGGCGACTTGATGGTGCAAGTGTAGTTCAAGGCCTCCATGGCCATGCCACCAGTTAAGCTACCGTCACCGATTACACATACATAGGATCTGTTTGAGCTTTGCCCAGTAATGACATCACCCTCATAGATGCCTTGCAGGGCACCGATGGAAGTGGACGAGTGCCCTGCACCAAAAAGGTCGTGAGGACTCTCGTACCTACGGAGGAATCCTGATAGACCACCACACTGACGCATGGTCTGCATCTTATGTAACCTCCCAGTGAGCATCTTGTGTATGTACCCCTGGTGACCAATGTCCCAGACTATCCTGTCTTTGGGAGAGTCGAAGACACGGTGCAGCGCTACAGTCAACTCCACAACTCCCAGGGAGCTGGAGTAATGACCACCCACTGCCTCAGCGTTAAGCATGAAACAGCGTCTAAGTTCCTTGCAAAGGTCATTTAATTGGCTTTCCGGTATCCTTTTAACATCCTCGGGTGAATTCACGTCTAAATGGCATTCACCCCTGTCTTCCGGGTCCAGTAGGTCTATACCGACCTTAGACGTACTATGCACTCCCAATTGAATCCATTGTACGTCCGGCGATTTACATTTTCGCGGTGTTTTAGTTGCGATAAACCCCTTTTTCATTGGTAATAGAAATTTCGAAGTCCTGGCATACTTTAAAACAAGGGGTAACATCAGCACCATCCAGAGGAGTACCTtattatatctacataATTCCATTTATCATATTATAAACACGGAATTTCGTGGAGTCCCCCATACCTGAGTTGTATGGCAGTGGCCTGTTGCGCGATGCTGAGCAACTTGTGCCATCCATAATTGCCTACACATGTCTTCGATCTAGATACACCTCGATAGTAGTATGACCACCCATGCATAATCCTAGCTATTACGcgtatatataatgattatCTGCAATTATACTGTGTAGTACTCAAGGCGCATCTCAGTCCACAATGCACGTGGTCAAGAGGTTAACAGTCTCTCTGTCGTCTCTCAGACGCCACTACGTACCTGTATCAAGGTATAAGCGAGGTTATGGCCCCTATGGGTTATGGAATCTCGTTCAATGTGTAAGGTGTAGCACAGGACCAAGTCCTACCCAGACTCCTGTGTTAGACCCTAGATATAACAAGAATGTGAGCTCACTGTTTGCTTTGGGCGTGTCTTCTCCAAGTGATTTACACGTTCTATGTGATGAAGCGGTTGATGCTAGCACCGCTGTTGTTGCTTCAGTCCTTGAGCAACATGCGCAGGGAAGTTTGGACAACAAGGTTCTACTGTATACCATTGATCATATCTCAAACACTCTATGCCTGGTGGCTGATCCTTGTGAGCTGCTTAGGCACGTACACCCGTGTGGTGAATATCGCAATGCTGCTAATATGACCGTCGAGAAGATATCCTCGTTCATCAGCCGCATTAACATCGATGAACAGGTATGGATTACTGTACATTAGTCATACAAATGGGTGTTTCTATGCTAgattatatggaatccttcATAGGTTCCAATATGTGCTGATTAAATGGATGGTTGCGTATCTCTTGTTTTATACTGAACGATATACAGTTATACGATATAATGACGAGCGCCTATCACAAGTCACATGACTCCTTGAACACCGAGGAGCAACTGGTCCTGCATCATATGATAGAGTCAATGAGGAACCAGGGTGTTGGCCTATCTCCCTCATTAAGGGTGAGTTGACTTgagtgatattgattttcCCCAGGCATCCTACCTTGAGCTACAGCGGGAGGAGGCTGCCATATCGTTTGATCTCTCTGACAGCGCCACTTTGAAGCACGCTTCCGTGGGTAGTATAAATGGTCGGATCATCCCACAAAATCCAGCTGTATACGCCTATATACTGCGGTAAGCTATGATTGTGCCATATATATGCGCCCAGAAATTCCCCGGATGAATCTGTGCGCCGTGTCATATGGGAAGCCCAGACTAAAAGCGACCCCGTGGCCCTGGATAAGCTATTACGCCTGCACCGTATACGTAGCTCCATCGCCAAGACTCGAGGTTTCCGCAACTTTGCGGAATGCGCACAGAGGTATGTACGGGTTGTTCTAGAGTCTTAGATGCTGTATCGATTCTGCATATAATCtagattatatatgctCTTATGTGTCTTACTGTGGTGTTGAACAACTTTACTTCTTTCATAGTACTTCCAGGGAGTGCATTATGAACAACCCTGAAGCAGTTGAGAAATTCCTGCGGAAATGCGCGGCATCACTTGTTACGCCGCTACAAGAGGAGTTCCATGAACTATCCGTGCTAAAGCAAAGACTATTACTAAAGGGTACTTCTATGATACGGCCTTGGGATATAGATTATTTAGTATCCATGGAACGTGACAAGTTGGGTGTCCAGTTTCGCGTAAGCACGGTACTGGCGTATTTTGAGCGGTTAATGTGCGACATGTTTGGCGTCAAGCTTGTACGCGACACTTCAGAGCCGCTGTGGCACCCACTAGTGGCCAAGTACACCCTGGTCCGTAATACTCATATTCTGGACAGTGCCACTGAGGACAACTCCTCTAGAGGATCCGGTGACTCTGGCTTACAGATAGCACAGCTGTATGCGGATTTGTTTGCACGTGAGAATAAAGTTAATGTCTGCGCGCAGTTTACCGTAAGGTGTTCTAGGTTGATACGTGGAGTTGATTCCCACATTGAACACGGGAGCTCTAGGGAGTATGTAACTACGACGTACCCCGATGGATCCCAGAGACAAGTGCCTGCCACAGCCATTGTCTGCAGTTTTGCTGCAAACGGGGTACATGATGACGTGGATAGTGCCTTGGATAGGACTTACATAGACCTCGGGTCGGCGATGACACTGTTCCACGAACTGGGACACACCGTACACGCACTGCTGAGTCGTACCGATTTGCAGCACTTATCTGGTAACCGAGGCGGAGTTGACTTTGCCGAGTTCTCATCGCACCTGTTTGAGTTATACTTCGTTGATGGTCTGGGAGAAATGTGCAATATAGAGGGCCTGGACATATCTGCATCAACGCGAGCAAGCATGTTCTTCAAAAAGTACCGCGCAGTAGACGCTGCGCGGATGGTACTGATGGCAATGCTTGACCTCAAGTTCTACAGCAGTGAATCCGTTACCATCGAGGAAGTAAATCGGCTATATACCTCATTGGGTATATTTGAAGAGCAGTACCAGGGGGAGCCCATGGCAGCTATTTTGGGTTTGCCGGCAGTGACTAATTTCGACCACTTGGTACCGTACGGGGCTACCTACTTCTGCTACCTGTACTCAAGGTAGGTAAACAATACCTATTGGATACAGTATATTGTTTCTATGCTATATTAAATATCCAAGGCGTCTTATTCTGTCCGTTTAGATGCGTTACTACACATCTTTTCAGGGTACTGGCGATTAAAGTATGGCGTTCCTTTGGGAATAGCGCTAGATGTCGGCTAACAGGTGACCTTCTATCACAATTCTTCGCTAAGGTAGGTAACATATCGACCATACACACTTTATACAGGGATCAATTGATGCTTCCATCAAGCCGCTTAACGATCTCGCTCGATGCGACCTGGAATCTATGGAAGATGACTTatttatgtaatatacatgaTATAAATTACATATGGTACCTAATTAGATCTACTAGTTCCTACACCTTGCGTTGGATATTAATCTGTGTAGTATTACTACAGCCAGAATCACAACACATTTAGTTCCTTTTTGTACAGGCACACATTTTGAATGTTATGGATTAATTTTGGGCTAATAACAGGATAAGCCAGGGGTACCGTTGTCCCTTCCATGCCGATAGTACACAATTCTTTGGACTGACGATGGCTGACCTGGGCGTGGTTTCCAAGGCCGTAGAGGCTGTCATGGACGCTTGCTTCAAGGGGTCATTGGCAGATCTTCGTTCCGCCGTACGCCATTTGCTATCGGTGGACAACCCTGATAAGCAGCCAAGCGACTCCAAGGGTGAGACATTCAGCTGCATGGAATTAAGCGCTTTGGAGTCATTACGTGACGCCAAGCAGCATTGTGTAGCCCATATTGCGGCCGCTGGAGGCAACCTCAGTGTTTTGCAGTGCCTGCTAACAGCGCTTCCGGCACTTGCATTCTTTGAAGATGAAAACGGGGAGAACCCATTGTTTTATGCAATACGAGCTGCTTCGGGCGATAGTGGCTTTGTAAATAAAAACTCTAATGTTTTTTCGTCTGTACTCTTGCTTTTGGGGCACTGTGGACCGAATTGTATCAGCAAGATGGGTACCAGCCCATTACACGTTGCCGCCGAGCTTGGTGCCTTTGACGTCTGCAAACTACTAGTTGACAATGGCGCTGATGTCAACTTGTACTCAGAATATGGGACACCGCTAACCATTGCGGCAATACGAGGGTACATTGATATTGTGGAGTACCTTCTATCGCATGGCGCCAATCCGGATGGATATCCCTCATTCGAGTCTGGCGCCGTCCAAAAAGGGCAGTGCAGGTTTCCACCACCGCTGGTTTTTGCGTGCAGTACTCGCCACGACAAAGTGTTTGACCTGTTGTTGTCACATGGCGCCAGCTGGTCGGTTACTGACTCTGATGGTTGGACCCCTTTACACTGTGCAGCTGAATGCGGATCGGTACGCATGGTCTCCAAGTTGCTAGAAATTGGGGCTGACAGCAATATAAAGGTGGATGGAAGGAATGCATACCACCTGGCTGTAGCAAACGGCCACGAAGGAGTGGCGGAGTTGCTAAGACCTATAACTGATGATACAGTGATGCCAACAGAACGCGCTACTAACAAGGAGCCGGAAATGGCCGTTCACACTGAGCCGTTTAGAGGTACCAAAGAGGAGTTAGACACACTAGTGTCCAACCTTAGGGAAGAGGGACGTGTTCTAGTGGCCAATAAGGATTACGCCCAGGCTTGTGCCATATACACCAAGGGAATATCCCTATTATCAGGAGATACAGACCCGGAAACATTATCGATATTCTACTCTAATCGCAGCCACACCTACCTCATGACTGGTGATATGGATAAGGCCAAATCGGATGCCGAGATggtaagttatatatatttggtaACAACAACTGCAGTGCATAAGCCTGAACCCCAAGTGGCCTAAGGGGTACCTGCGATTAGCCAGTGTCCACAAAGCAGAAGGAAGTCAGGTGGATTACTTACATAACCTCTTCCAAGCATATACCCAGGATACCACCAATACAGGGCTACGTGACCTGTTCCAACGCGAAGTCGAGCGTGGGAAAGGCATTATGGCATCGGAACAAAATCTGCAAAGTGCAGATAGATAGTTCTGGGTGTTATATACCAACAATGTGCTTAACAATGCAGGTTATATTATTGCACGAATAATGATTACCACAAGTCCATTAAGGAAACAGCGGTGACTTCTACGTGAATCACAGGTGTGAAATTTCGTATATATTCCTCTAATTTAGTAACACGTTGAGCCAGCACGAAAGCGGCAAGACCGATGCCCGCCTATTACACATGGCTACTACACACGTGCATTGCGCACGGGAATGTATACAGCAAATCTAAGATACTACGTGGCAAAAATTTGAACCGATGTTGTTCATTGAATTGTTGGTTCCCGATATCACTTTGGTGCCCTACCGCGGCGGGGTAGTGACCCATGTTCCGCATTTTGAATGCATTACAGGCTGAATCCGCCATAACGGAAATTAATTGTTGAAAAAGAGCACACTACCAGCGTGATTCAGGTAAGTGTGTGCATTGTAATGCGTCGAGAATTTTTACATTCTCTTACTGTCGCATGTTTTGAGTCCGTCATTGCTCATTTTAGCTTCTATTTGTGTTGTGCTGTGTCATAGTTTTAATATTGCTTCTATATGTGTTATTCAGGATGATGGTCTCCGAGTGTTTGGGAAGCTGCTACAACCAGCTTCCTCAGCCTGAAGTGGTGCTGAGCCCAGAGGATTCTGAATTGAACTACTATTTGTGGATGCCTGGTGTCCAGTACCAGCCACGTTTACAGAGGAAGCTTAGTGAATTGCGCTCAATTACAACGGAATCCGAGGTCATTGTGGTTGACGAAGTCGTCGAAGAAGTGGTGAGGCTAACTTTCATGCTATTCCGTCGTTGCTGTGTACCGAATCGTACGAGTGACCTAATGGAGTGCAATTACGATCTCGAGATTAATTCCCGATTGGCTGATCACGTACCGATGCGGTGCAGTACATGATAGTGTTTATTTAGTTTAGTCGTTTCATGTGCAGTGAATACATTCGTGATGCATACACTACCACTCTAAAAGGCTTTATTCATTCGACGATAGATTGCTAAGGACGAGCTTTTTGTCAAGTTTAACAATGCTGCTAGCAATGGTATGATGGACCTGAAGACCGCCGCTGAATTCATTCGTCAATTGGGAGCCACTCCATCACAAGCTGAACTTGTTGAGTACAGTGCCACATGTGGTAACTCACTCAACTTCGACCAGCTTAAGGAATTACTTGCCCTTAGCATGTACCCCAAGGAGGACGCAGCTTACTTACAGAAGGTCCTCGTTAGCCTCTCTAAGGTAAGTTAACTACATAGGTATTAGCATTGGGTGTATAGGACCAGGAAAAGATTGAGTTCCCTCACTTCGAGTACATTATGGCCAACTATGGTGAACCTATGACAGCCGAGGAATTGGCTGCTGTCAAGTCCATTGTCTTTGGTAACAATAACGTCCTTACCTGCGGTGAACTGGCCGCCAAGGTTGCGTAATACTATATTTTTAGCGCACTTCAAACTACACGGTAATATAATTAATCTTTATATACGTATTATTTTTTCTTCGGTTGTATTGTGCGTCTGCATCTATTCGGGGCAGTGAGTGCGCGGGTGCGGAAACTTCCGCGATCACTCTACACATTAACTTTGTTAAAAATGAATCTTACTGAGCTACCTACCATGGATAGCGAATCGCCTCTGATGGCTGAATACAACCATCAATCACATGACTCCGGTAAGTGTAGTTGTGAATTGTCACGTACGATCCGCAACTGTCTTTAGCGATCACATACACATCTCAGACCGTAAGGTACTTAGGAGCTTCTGCTTTCTCTCAGGATGTGTGATGTGCGTTGTCAGTGCCCTTAACATGTTGAATGTACTCTCCATTGCCAGGCCAGCGCTTTACCTTCTCAACTTGGTCCAAGGGTAAGTTATACATGTGTAATGTTGCTAATGTGACCTCTGCATTGTTTTGTACTGGTATGCCATTGTTAACAGTGGTCTACTATATCTATTCTTTTTGTACTCATGTTGTTTAAATGGCGATTTCATTGTTCATTAACAATGCCGTAGTATCTTTGGATTTTCTATTATGGTCTTTGAGGGTGACGAGTACTCATCACTAGCTCCGTACGCCAATGTGCTGGATGTATATTTCAAGTTCCTTCACTTGTACGTTGGACGGGCCTTGTTCTTTGCTCTAGTAGGGCTGCACTGCGCACTGTTGACCCAACTCTCTGTGTTGTACTATCCCTTGACCCTTGTATGGATGGGTGTAGCTTCATTTATCATTGCCAATCACCATAAGGACAGCGGTCTGCCATGGGTCAACGCATAAACTTATTTAACAATGCAATGATCTATTTTATAGATTTCTATGGTGCCATTGAATATAGTTCAGCAATTTTAGATTATACATGTTGTCACCTTATAGAGTTTTCACTAGACCTGGTCTAGCAGAAATTGCAAACTTTCCTTGAAGGTGTCCAAATGTTGCGTGTTTATCTTGTGTCTGCAGAACTTTGCAGCAGCGTACATATCCAAAAGCGCGTAGTTTGCGATAGCATCTGGAAGCCCACCGGCAACCAGTGTCAATATAAACACCGATATAGATTCTTCACGTGAATCATACTGATTAAATTGCAATGCCGTTGCTAGGTGCTTAAGTTTCTCTTGAGGCCATGATGTAAGTGAGATCTGGGAGTCGTGTTGAACAAATTTAATAACGTACTAATTTCAAGGCCTCACATGATGGAGCAAGGTTATAGTTGTTAACCTGACGCTTACCATCCAGTAGATTTAGTGTCGAGTTCAGGTTCATCTCCTTACGAAGCTTCAGAATGTTGCCCTGGAGATTATAAATACAGGGTACCTATTAACCTACTTGCAGCATATCCTCTGGCTTTTGGTAGGTGCGTCTTAGATGGGTCATTAAATGTTCATTAAGATAATTGAACGCAAAGTTTAGCGTCACCTCGCACATGCCGTTTTTTGAACTCTTGAGCTCTTCATCCCTATCCTTCAAATAAGCCTCGACAGCGCGATCTACGTGCGAACACAGGATGCTGCAGAATTCATTTTCATAACCCGGTACCTGTGTGAACTAACTTAGAGTAACTTTAGACCCACCATCACAAAGCTTTGTTTAATCCTATCAAGTGCACTGTATAGTAATCCATTGAACGCAGAACTATCCTGGCACCAGCTGAGTATATATGATCACCGAGGATACACCATACCTCTCAACTACGTGCCCAGGGTCACTCAAGTCAAGTATGAAAATATCTTTACAACTGGGTTCCTCGTGCATCAAGTAGTCATCTATCACGCAGACTTTAACCCCGGAATCCAAGTCATGGACCTTGTCATCCCGAATGATGTTAGCGGATATGTGATTCTTGAAGCCAAAGCCGGTAATTACCTTCCTGTCAGTTATTTCTACCACCTGACCCTTGAGGTTGACATAATGGTTCGGTATTTCAGTCTCGCGCAAAATATGGCATTCTGGGCGCTGTAAAAGTCGATATCACACCATCCACTCACCTACAAAGTCACGTGATATATGCacatttaccaaaataTGCGCAACGGGCAACAAGAGTAGACGTTGTTGCGCATATTGGTCAAATAGTGACTTGTAAAGGTCGTTATACGACTTTTGCAGAACGCACATAAGCGCGTTAGCGCTTATTTCATCGTATACATCTTGCATTAGAACTGCATTTTAACTGAGGGGGGCAATCAAGCCGACCCTCCTGTTGTTGTATCGTGCCGGCACACCTAACGCGACCAATACAATAGCTCAGTTGGTGTGTTAAAACCACCTAGGGTGTAATATAATGAATGGACGGTTCTATGTGTAAAATATGCTGCGCTTTGGCGCATAAAACGGAGAGGATAACACTTTTGCGATGAACCTTGTCTTACAAGATCCTGCGCTGCTGCTGCTATTGCGTGATGTACATCACGCCCTTGCACACGGCGTTGCCACCCACGTTAGTTTTAGAAAATACGTCCATAGCGTTAGGAGATGTTGCCATCAATGCCGATTTTGCAAGGTTAGTGCCAACCTCCTTGAGGTGGCCAGCTTAATAAGCCGCACATTGGCCAATGGATACAGGGAACTGACTGTATTTTTGGTTGTGGAGGAAGAAAGGCAGCTGTATTCAACATTTGTACTTGATTACATCCAATCTTTGTACGCTCTGGTAATACAGACCTACGCACGATACGGGGTAAGTGGACCTCAAGACATTTATATCGTTATCAGGCCGATGTGGGTTTTTGTTTACCTGGTGATACAGTTGGGATACTGAATCCTAACACCCACAATCTTACAGTGCTACCGCTGTACGACTGGCGAGGTCTACTAGATCGAGCGCCACAATGCTCGTATTTTGACTCTAGGTCCGAGCTTAAATTCCTCATGGTCGATGGTACACCGTATGTGTTTGCAGAATTCTACAACGAACTCGCTAGGCGAGGCTACGTTGTTGACGCTACCTGGGATTCGACAGTCTATCTGTCAACCCAAGTGCATCGAAGTTGCAATGGCACAACTTTAGATCACGCTTCATCAGAAGATTCGGCCTTTTCTCAAGATGATATTGACAATCAGCCTAAAAATGGCATAGTCTGTGTTAACCGCAACACTGCAGTTGATAGCAGTTTAAGTATGGCATATGCCAATACAGGCCAGTTAGACCCCCTTGGTCATTACCAGGGCAGCTTGGAAGTAAATACCTTTGAAATGCCAAGTGTAATTAAACGCAATATTGTCGACCCAATTAACGGTGAGACACAGGCCAATGTGGATCATGTTGTCCCTCGCTTTGAAAGGTCTACCTCTATGCCATGTTGTTCAGTGTTAACCAATAATGTGGGCGTATCGGATCACTCAATGCACACTTCATTATCTTTCCAGGATTCCGGAGATACGGAGATACTACGTCTCCTCAGGGAAGTGGATTGTCTAGCGACGTATGACAGCAATCATGATCAGGTAACCAGGGAAATACTCTTTTTCGACAAGGTGATGTGTTGTGGTACATTCGATTGCTTGCACTTTGGCCATAAGTACCTACTTCTTGCTGCATTCCTTAGCTGCTACCGGGCTTTACATATAGGTATAACAGCACCTGATGCAATGCTGAGCAAGAAGATAGACTTTTCACTTATACAGAACTTGGAAAAACGTAGAGATGCCGTGAAGCGCTACATGTGCATGTTACAGGTGCTTTATGGTCCCAGGACCGTGGTGACACCACTGACGCCAAACATCGCAGAAGGAAGCACAGTAGTCAGTTACCACAATTGTGACTTCTTTTCTTATCGAACAGTGCCGGTGGCACTACAAAAG contains:
- a CDS encoding Peptidase M3 family protein produces the protein MHVVKRLTVSLSSLRRHYVPVSRYKRGYGPYGLWNLVQCVRCSTGPSPTQTPVLDPRYNKNVSSLFALGVSSPSDLHVLCDEAVDASTAVVASVLEQHAQGSLDNKVLLYTIDHISNTLCLVADPCELLRHVHPCGEYRNAANMTVEKISSFISRINIDEQLYDIMTSAYHKSHDSLNTEEQLVLHHMIESMRNQGVGLSPSLRASYLELQREEAAISFDLSDSATLKHASVGSINGRIIPQNPAVYAYILRNSPDESVRRVIWEAQTKSDPVALDKLLRLHRIRSSIAKTRGFRNFAECAQRECIMNNPEAVEKFLRKCAASLVTPLQEEFHELSVLKQRLLLKGTSMIRPWDIDYLVSMERDKLGVQFRVSTVLAYFERLMCDMFGVKLVRDTSEPLWHPLVAKYTLVRNTHILDSATEDNSSRGSGDSGLQIAQLYADLFARENKVNVCAQFTVRCSRLIRGVDSHIEHGSSREYVTTTYPDGSQRQVPATAIVCSFAANGVHDDVDSALDRTYIDLGSAMTLFHELGHTVHALLSRTDLQHLSGNRGGVDFAEFSSHLFELYFVDGLGEMCNIEGLDISASTRASMFFKKYRAVDAARMVLMAMLDLKFYSSESVTIEEVNRLYTSLGIFEEQYQGEPMAAILGLPAVTNFDHLVPYGATYFCYLYSRVLAIKVWRSFGNSARCRLTGDLLSQFFAKGSIDASIKPLNDLARCDLESMEDDLFM
- a CDS encoding ankyrin repeat family protein, which produces MADLGVVSKAVEAVMDACFKGSLADLRSAVRHLLSVDNPDKQPSDSKGETFSCMELSALESLRDAKQHCVAHIAAAGGNLSVLQCLLTALPALAFFEDENGENPLFYAIRAASGDSGFVNKNSNVFSSVLLLLGHCGPNCISKMGTSPLHVAAELGAFDVCKLLVDNGADVNLYSEYGTPLTIAAIRGYIDIVEYLLSHGANPDGYPSFESGAVQKGQCRFPPPLVFACSTRHDKVFDLLLSHGASWSVTDSDGWTPLHCAAECGSVRMVSKLLEIGADSNIKVDGRNAYHLAVANGHEGVAELLRPITDDTVMPTERATNKEPEMAVHTEPFRGTKEELDTLVSNLREEGRVLVANKDYAQACAIYTKGISLLSGDTDPETLSIFYSNRSHTYLMTGDMDKAKSDAEMCISLNPKWPKGYLRLASVHKAEGSQVDYLHNLFQAYTQDTTNTGLRDLFQREVERGKGIMASEQNLQSADR
- a CDS encoding tRNA (guanine-N1)-methyltransferase family protein gives rise to the protein MDAENNTRVQTKNERREAFMALCRENCTVVIDCEFASYENEKEAKSLANQLMQSYAFNKRAEKPVNLVICGIQEDSYVAQCFAKISGTDNWMCSLEYRSLEELYDPGELVYLSADATEVLDDISKDGIYVIGGIVDRNRLKGIALNRSRHIGAKCKRLPIKEHVQLTQSHVLSITACVSIFLNYTLHKDWVKALVESIPKRKF
- a CDS encoding 1-deoxy-D-xylulose-5-phosphate synthase family protein; translation: MVLMLPLVLKYARTSKFLLPMKKGFIATKTPRKCKSPDVQWIQLGVHSTSKVGIDLLDPEDRGECHLDVNSPEDVKRIPESQLNDLCKELRRCFMLNAEAVGGHYSSSLGVVELTVALHRVFDSPKDRIVWDIGHQGYIHKMLTGRLHKMQTMRQCGGLSGFLRRYESPHDLFGAGHSSTSIGALQGIYEGDVITGQSSNRSYVCVIGDGSLTGGMAMEALNYTCTIKSPLLIIYNDNEQSSLPTGMPAKNGTGPVVPYFMVEGSRKPAISGHDAIAQCEALRHKNDDMPLFIGPIDGHNIEALLDVLAYLKEELSANSEDGIKRPVVLHVKTIKGMGCEKALQSPSRLHSLKVATGPKIGTEATKTFSEIFTESLIDLAEKDQTVLAITAGMPGSTGVGKMGMKFPNRTFDVGIAEQHAVTFAAGTTISGAKPFCCIYSTFMQRALDQVIHDVSLQHLPVRFVLDRAGYVGGDGASHHGIYDIIYLRMMYNMLLMAPSNGIELKMMMQIAYNTDKQPSAIRYPNGNVASHDELTRLLKYTPGEIEDPASMILPNGKLEARMVRRGKSGVAVLAFGPIVIDILKAVDAIDLDATVVDMRFLNPMDTDMLNYILQAHHTVFTAEDGVEGGFGSAVLEYFAKRPERADVMCIAYPKEFMHHGSIAEQKRLAKMDVEGLAERMRQFLAS
- a CDS encoding putative integral membrane protein — encoded protein: MNLTELPTMDSESPLMAEYNHQSHDSDRKVLRSFCFLSGCVMCVVSALNMLNVLSIARPALYLLNLVQGIFGFSIMVFEGDEYSSLAPYANVLDVYFKFLHLYVGRALFFALVGLHCALLTQLSVLYYPLTLVWMGVASFIIANHHKDSGLPWVNA